The following proteins are encoded in a genomic region of Williamwhitmania sp.:
- a CDS encoding V-type ATP synthase subunit B, with the protein METKAFQRIYTKITGITKATCTLRAQGVSNEELALVGGKMAQVVKIMGDLVTLQIFSGTEGIATNTEVIFFGEPPKLTVSDDLAGRFFNAYGKPIGDGPEIEGEYREVGGPSVNPLRRMQPSELIATGIAGIDLNNTLVSGQKIPFFADPDQPYNQVMAMVALRAKADKIILGGMGLSNDDYLFFKNVFDNAGVLDRIVSFVNTTDDPPVERLLIPDMALAAAEYFAVDKNEKVLVLLTDMTLYADALSIVSNRMDQIPSKDSMPGSLYSDLARIYEKAVQFPEGGSITIIAVTTLNGGDITHAIPDNTGYITEGQLFLRSDSDTGKVIVDPFRSLSRLKQLVIGMKTREDHPQVMNAAVRLYADAANAKTKLENGFDLTDYDERTLKYAKAYSERLLAIDVNENIETMLNTGWELFGTYFSKAEVGIKAELVEKYWQGN; encoded by the coding sequence ATGGAAACAAAAGCATTTCAGCGAATATATACCAAAATAACAGGTATTACCAAGGCCACCTGCACGCTACGAGCTCAGGGGGTTTCCAATGAAGAGCTAGCGCTGGTTGGAGGGAAAATGGCTCAGGTAGTGAAAATTATGGGCGACTTGGTTACGCTTCAAATTTTTTCAGGAACCGAAGGTATTGCGACCAATACCGAGGTGATATTTTTTGGCGAGCCACCAAAGTTAACCGTTAGCGATGATTTAGCTGGTCGTTTCTTCAATGCCTATGGAAAGCCAATTGGTGATGGACCAGAAATCGAGGGAGAGTATAGAGAAGTGGGTGGCCCTTCGGTAAATCCGCTTCGTCGTATGCAACCGTCTGAACTTATTGCAACAGGTATTGCAGGGATTGACCTGAATAATACCCTAGTATCTGGACAAAAGATTCCATTCTTTGCCGACCCCGACCAGCCTTACAATCAGGTTATGGCCATGGTTGCACTTCGGGCTAAGGCCGATAAAATTATCCTTGGGGGAATGGGCCTTTCAAATGACGATTACCTTTTCTTTAAAAATGTGTTCGACAATGCTGGCGTGCTCGATCGTATTGTAAGTTTTGTAAATACTACTGACGATCCACCTGTTGAGCGCTTGCTTATACCAGATATGGCGCTTGCTGCCGCCGAATACTTTGCCGTAGACAAGAACGAGAAGGTTCTCGTACTGCTTACCGACATGACCCTCTACGCCGATGCTCTCAGTATTGTATCGAATCGTATGGACCAGATTCCTTCAAAGGACAGTATGCCCGGTTCGCTTTACTCTGACCTAGCACGTATTTACGAGAAGGCAGTGCAGTTTCCAGAAGGCGGTTCCATAACTATTATTGCAGTTACAACCTTGAATGGTGGGGATATTACCCACGCAATTCCTGATAATACTGGCTATATTACAGAAGGACAACTTTTCTTACGCTCCGATTCCGACACCGGTAAAGTTATTGTGGATCCTTTCCGAAGTTTATCACGCTTAAAACAGCTGGTAATTGGAATGAAAACGCGCGAGGATCATCCACAGGTTATGAACGCGGCTGTGCGTCTTTATGCCGATGCAGCCAACGCGAAAACCAAGTTAGAAAATGGTTTTGACCTTACCGACTATGATGAGCGTACGCTCAAGTATGCCAAAGCATACTCTGAGCGGTTGCTTGCTATTGATGTTAACGAGAACATTGAAACAATGCTCAACACTGGATGGGAACTTTTTGGCACCTATTTCTCAAAGGCAGAGGTTGGTATTAAGGCAGAATTGGTTGAAAAGTACTGGCAGGGTAACTAA